The following are from one region of the Polyangiaceae bacterium genome:
- a CDS encoding DUF4230 domain-containing protein, which produces MNEPAPTTDRRFSIGWLVGALLAGAIAGGVAGRLASTPAPKPAATVTVIRPTPNVVTAVRDLARLESAEFHVERVLDLRDKQSRFFGLVEAEDALLLVATGTVTAGVDLSKLGDDAVQVDSEKKTAHIRLPKAEILGSKLDNDHTYVHSRSTDVLAKRQESLESRARQEAEKSIVEGARQNGILARAQKNAERTVESLVRSLGYDSVTVESPRPK; this is translated from the coding sequence ATGAACGAACCCGCTCCGACGACGGACCGACGCTTTTCCATCGGCTGGCTCGTCGGAGCGCTGTTGGCGGGGGCGATCGCCGGGGGTGTGGCGGGGCGCCTCGCTTCCACTCCGGCGCCGAAGCCGGCGGCGACGGTAACCGTGATTCGCCCAACGCCCAACGTGGTGACGGCGGTGCGCGACCTGGCGCGGCTCGAGAGCGCGGAGTTCCACGTGGAGCGCGTGTTGGACCTGCGCGACAAGCAGTCGCGCTTCTTCGGGCTGGTCGAGGCAGAGGACGCGCTCTTGCTGGTGGCGACGGGTACGGTGACGGCGGGCGTGGATCTGTCGAAGCTCGGGGACGACGCGGTGCAGGTCGATTCCGAGAAGAAGACCGCTCACATCCGCTTGCCCAAGGCGGAGATCCTCGGCTCCAAGCTGGACAACGACCACACTTACGTACATTCACGCTCCACGGACGTGCTGGCCAAACGGCAAGAGTCCTTGGAGAGCCGCGCGCGTCAGGAAGCCGAGAAGAGCATCGTGGAGGGCGCCCGGCAAAACGGCATCTTGGCCCGCGCGCAGAAGAACGCCGAGCGCACGGTAGAGAGCTTGGTGCGGTCCTTGGGCTACGACTCGGTGACGGTCGAGTCACCGCGGCCGAAGTGA
- a CDS encoding histidine phosphatase family protein, whose amino-acid sequence MSQLLLVRHAQASFLDGDYDRLSELGRRQSRTLGQRWAALGQGFDRFVAGPRTRQRDTALECRGVLVAHGVAVPELEVLDGLDEYPAEEILRGLAPELSAEHESFAELGRVFASDADRRTRGRAFDKMLQRALYAWAEGRTVPGVESHTAFVERIEGTLSELTRGRQVRVAAFSSAGSIGALLGVVLGTDARKTLELGWMLENASVSEMAFSRGRVGVARVNTIGHLPDPATWTRR is encoded by the coding sequence GTGAGCCAGCTCCTGCTCGTGCGCCATGCGCAGGCGTCGTTTCTCGACGGCGACTACGATCGGCTGAGCGAGCTGGGGCGGCGACAGAGTCGGACCCTGGGTCAGCGCTGGGCGGCGCTGGGCCAGGGTTTCGACCGCTTCGTGGCAGGTCCGCGCACGCGGCAGCGCGACACCGCCCTCGAGTGTCGTGGGGTGCTGGTCGCCCACGGCGTGGCCGTGCCCGAGCTCGAAGTGCTGGACGGCTTGGACGAGTATCCTGCGGAAGAAATCCTGCGCGGCCTCGCCCCCGAGCTATCCGCGGAGCACGAGAGCTTTGCCGAGCTCGGCCGCGTGTTCGCCAGCGATGCGGATCGCCGGACCCGCGGCCGCGCCTTCGACAAGATGCTCCAGCGTGCGCTGTACGCTTGGGCGGAGGGACGCACCGTACCCGGCGTGGAGAGCCACACCGCGTTCGTCGAGCGCATCGAAGGCACACTTTCCGAGCTCACGCGTGGCCGCCAGGTGCGCGTCGCGGCGTTCTCGTCGGCGGGCAGCATCGGCGCGCTCTTGGGAGTCGTCCTTGGCACCGACGCCCGAAAGACGCTGGAGCTCGGTTGGATGCTCGAGAACGCCAGCGTGTCCGAGATGGCGTTCTCACGCGGGCGCGTTGGCGTCGCCCGCGTGAACACCATCGGTCATCTGCCGGATCCAGCGACCTGGACCCGGCGTTAG
- a CDS encoding argininosuccinate synthase, translating into MKPIKKVVLAYSGGLDTSVILRWVKETYDAEVVAWCADVGQAEELDGLEKKARDTGASEYVQVDLRENFVRDFVFPSLRANALYEGEYLLGTSLARPCIIQGMMKTVKDVGADAIAHGATGKGNDQVRFELGAMFFDPEVQVIAPWREWDLKSRTDCIEYAKKHKIPITATAEKPYSMDRNLLHLSFEGGILEDPWNEPPKDMFILSKNPEDAPAEPEYLEIGFEQGNPVSINGQSFAPVALLARMNEIAGRHGVGRVDLVESRYVGMKSRGVYETPGGTVLHKAHRAMESITLDREQIRIRDGLIPEYASLVYRGLWFSPEREMLQSMMDAIQEVVSGVVRVKLYKGSVTVVGRKSDNSLYREDFVTFEKDEVYDQRDATGFIRLAGLRLRLEALRRQKMKK; encoded by the coding sequence GTGAAACCCATCAAGAAGGTCGTGCTCGCCTATTCCGGCGGGTTGGACACCAGCGTCATCCTGCGCTGGGTGAAGGAAACGTACGACGCCGAGGTCGTGGCCTGGTGCGCCGACGTCGGCCAAGCGGAGGAGCTCGACGGGCTCGAGAAGAAGGCCCGCGACACCGGTGCTTCGGAGTACGTGCAGGTGGACCTGCGCGAGAACTTCGTCCGCGACTTCGTGTTCCCGTCTCTCAGGGCCAACGCCCTGTACGAGGGCGAGTACCTGCTCGGCACCTCGCTGGCCCGCCCGTGCATCATCCAGGGCATGATGAAGACGGTGAAGGACGTGGGCGCGGACGCCATCGCCCACGGCGCCACCGGCAAAGGCAACGATCAGGTGCGCTTCGAGCTCGGGGCCATGTTCTTCGACCCCGAGGTGCAGGTGATCGCTCCCTGGCGCGAGTGGGACCTCAAGAGCCGCACGGACTGCATCGAGTACGCGAAGAAGCACAAGATCCCGATCACGGCCACCGCGGAGAAGCCGTACTCCATGGACCGCAACCTGCTGCACCTCTCCTTCGAGGGCGGCATCCTCGAAGATCCGTGGAACGAGCCGCCGAAGGACATGTTCATCCTCAGCAAGAACCCCGAGGACGCGCCGGCGGAGCCCGAGTACCTCGAGATCGGCTTCGAGCAGGGCAATCCCGTGAGCATCAACGGCCAGTCCTTCGCGCCCGTGGCGCTGCTGGCGCGCATGAACGAGATCGCCGGTCGTCACGGCGTGGGCCGCGTGGACCTGGTCGAGAGCCGCTACGTCGGCATGAAGAGCCGCGGCGTGTACGAGACGCCCGGTGGCACCGTGCTGCACAAGGCGCACCGGGCGATGGAGAGCATCACGCTGGACCGCGAGCAGATCCGCATTCGCGATGGGCTGATCCCGGAGTATGCGAGCTTGGTGTATCGCGGGCTGTGGTTCTCGCCGGAACGCGAGATGCTGCAGAGCATGATGGACGCGATCCAAGAGGTGGTGAGCGGCGTCGTGCGCGTGAAGCTGTACAAGGGCAGCGTCACCGTGGTCGGTCGCAAGAGCGACAACTCCCTCTATCGCGAGGACTTCGTCACCTTCGAAAAGGACGAGGTGTACGACCAGCGGGACGCCACTGGTTTCATCCGCTTGGCGGGGCTTCGCCTCCGTCTGGAAGCACTGCGTCGGCAGAAGATGAAGAAGTGA
- a CDS encoding 2-oxo acid dehydrogenase subunit E2 translates to MSFRRLRDVPEWRSMAIHAWNAPRDPTVYGVLDVDAENAMAYVERQRAESGQRVTLTHVIGKAVAVAIAERPEVNAIVRRGRLYVRDSIDVFFQVAFDEGENLAGAKLTGVDRMRVPEIAEALGRRAERIRTKKDDPTQKSASMLSRLPPLAMRIAMRAAERLTYDIGLNLSSVGVPYDAFGSAMITNVAGFGLTVGQAPLFPPSRTPVVLTVGAVREAPMAVDGKVVVRPVLTIGAAFDHRVLDGYQAGRMAKRFREVLSDPEKELP, encoded by the coding sequence GTGAGCTTCCGCCGCCTCCGTGACGTGCCCGAATGGCGATCCATGGCGATCCACGCCTGGAACGCGCCGCGCGACCCGACCGTGTACGGCGTCCTGGACGTCGATGCGGAGAACGCCATGGCCTACGTCGAGCGGCAACGCGCCGAGAGCGGCCAGCGGGTGACCCTGACGCATGTCATCGGCAAGGCCGTGGCCGTGGCCATCGCCGAGCGTCCGGAGGTGAACGCCATCGTGCGCCGGGGGCGCCTCTACGTGCGGGACAGCATCGACGTCTTCTTCCAGGTGGCGTTCGATGAAGGCGAGAACCTCGCTGGCGCCAAGTTGACCGGGGTGGATCGCATGCGCGTGCCGGAGATCGCCGAGGCTCTGGGCCGCCGCGCGGAGCGGATCCGCACCAAGAAGGACGACCCCACCCAGAAATCCGCCTCCATGCTGTCGCGCCTGCCGCCGCTGGCAATGCGCATCGCGATGCGCGCTGCGGAGCGCCTGACCTACGACATCGGTCTGAACCTGTCCTCCGTGGGCGTGCCCTACGACGCCTTCGGATCGGCAATGATCACCAACGTCGCCGGTTTCGGCTTGACGGTAGGACAGGCTCCGCTATTTCCCCCCTCCCGCACGCCGGTGGTCCTCACCGTCGGCGCGGTTCGCGAAGCGCCCATGGCCGTGGATGGCAAAGTGGTCGTTCGTCCGGTGCTCACCATCGGAGCGGCGTTCGACCACAGAGTCCTCGACGGCTATCAGGCGGGCCGAATGGCCAAACGTTTCCGCGAGGTCCTGTCGGACCCCGAGAAGGAGCTGCCGTGA
- a CDS encoding TlpA family protein disulfide reductase, whose product MKWRLFCVLALVAGCGGEPPARAPEAQAGGTPVGFVYTTTTGDELSTDTTRGRATALLFVTTFDLASQLMAKRLDTVLRRHKPRANGAAIVLEAPKYSVMADAFGSALGLSYPIAMADEWGSGQPGPFGLIDRVPTLVVVDAFGVETFRRFGVLSEADVEQALAAAQKRGFAPPP is encoded by the coding sequence GTGAAGTGGCGCCTGTTTTGCGTCCTCGCGCTGGTCGCCGGCTGCGGGGGTGAGCCGCCCGCCCGAGCTCCCGAAGCGCAGGCTGGCGGAACCCCGGTGGGGTTCGTGTACACCACCACCACGGGAGACGAGCTGTCGACGGACACCACTCGGGGACGCGCCACGGCCCTCTTGTTCGTGACGACCTTCGATCTCGCGAGTCAGTTGATGGCCAAGCGCCTCGACACCGTGCTCCGGCGTCACAAGCCGCGGGCCAACGGCGCGGCCATCGTGCTCGAGGCGCCGAAGTACTCGGTGATGGCCGACGCCTTCGGTTCCGCCCTGGGGCTGTCGTACCCCATCGCCATGGCCGACGAGTGGGGCAGCGGTCAGCCCGGCCCCTTCGGCTTGATCGACCGCGTGCCGACCCTGGTGGTGGTGGACGCGTTCGGAGTGGAGACGTTTCGGCGCTTTGGAGTGCTGTCCGAGGCCGACGTCGAACAAGCCCTTGCGGCCGCTCAAAAGCGCGGCTTTGCTCCGCCGCCGTGA
- a CDS encoding DUF4911 domain-containing protein produces the protein MPVAPLLDSDLITRSVRVRPRDVVFVKGVFEASEGLGALFAERGGDLVIAAHESRARELDEVLADLARELDAMVVSD, from the coding sequence ATGCCGGTCGCTCCGCTGCTGGATTCCGACTTGATAACGCGCAGTGTGCGCGTGCGTCCGCGGGACGTCGTGTTCGTCAAGGGCGTGTTCGAGGCGAGCGAGGGACTCGGCGCCCTGTTTGCGGAGCGCGGCGGCGATTTGGTGATTGCCGCGCACGAGAGTCGAGCTCGAGAGCTCGACGAAGTGCTCGCCGATCTCGCGCGGGAGCTCGACGCCATGGTGGTCTCGGATTGA
- a CDS encoding HEAT repeat domain-containing protein, which translates to MEELYRRVESGLLAGDAPDAELSDVVDDFLLRVVRELGPRLARAAPAVPVAASQSSRSMEAAIVAARVRRQALAASSDVSTLWATARGGTLLERRAALQRLAALDCDDIDLDSLELEAELERDRQLAGARSAGRETRAAEATIERFAVEAMRTLDGVRGGDPFLDLDPHERARLMLHLRAAPDRVVAFVCDRLQQLLDGGNTMDACDRLAALRPAADRRTLPVLAAALLDDPRSEVRAEAARAVARIDDRRVPLLLSAASARASDVGERLALAEALGIWGDMRGSDIVRECLADPREGLRIFALEALYDPSLAELAMASARSESPDEQRAALRAVGRAGDERALPWLDELLDSKAVARDARAAQSAILARIEMRGEVADELAERTRRAAPKVTALTRELGAPPTKRHRFAAWLLMLRAVLARLVGLRETASSLCERALAADPGWYRPALYQGRLWLSSGDRSRAVAAFRRALGIAPETLATNADVMTAITTTYLARTDELLRAERVEAARALVDELMFLDLSSVPAHVRHAARRRRRRMAIASLPGESQS; encoded by the coding sequence TTGGAAGAACTGTATCGACGCGTGGAGTCCGGACTGCTCGCGGGGGATGCCCCCGACGCGGAGCTCTCCGACGTCGTCGACGATTTCCTCCTGCGCGTGGTTCGGGAGCTCGGGCCGCGGCTCGCGCGCGCCGCACCGGCGGTGCCCGTCGCGGCGTCGCAGTCGAGCCGCTCGATGGAAGCAGCCATCGTCGCGGCTCGCGTACGCCGACAAGCGCTGGCGGCCAGCAGTGACGTGAGCACGCTGTGGGCCACCGCTCGCGGCGGCACCTTGCTCGAACGCCGCGCCGCGCTTCAACGCCTCGCCGCGCTCGACTGCGACGACATCGACTTGGACTCCCTGGAGCTGGAAGCGGAGCTCGAGCGCGATCGCCAGCTCGCGGGTGCGCGCTCGGCAGGCCGTGAGACGCGCGCCGCAGAAGCCACCATCGAGCGCTTCGCCGTTGAAGCGATGCGCACGCTGGACGGCGTGCGCGGAGGTGATCCTTTCTTGGATCTCGATCCCCACGAGCGCGCGCGGCTGATGCTGCACCTGCGTGCCGCCCCTGACAGAGTGGTCGCCTTCGTCTGCGATCGCCTGCAGCAGTTGCTCGACGGGGGCAACACCATGGATGCGTGCGATCGCCTGGCGGCCCTGCGGCCCGCGGCGGATCGGCGCACCTTGCCGGTGCTCGCCGCGGCGCTGCTCGACGACCCGCGCAGCGAGGTGCGCGCCGAAGCGGCTCGCGCCGTCGCGCGCATCGACGATCGTCGCGTACCACTGTTGCTCTCGGCAGCGTCCGCCCGCGCTTCGGACGTGGGGGAGCGGCTGGCGCTGGCGGAGGCCCTCGGCATCTGGGGCGACATGCGCGGGAGCGACATCGTGCGAGAGTGCTTGGCGGATCCCCGGGAGGGCCTCCGGATCTTCGCCCTGGAGGCGTTGTACGACCCGAGCCTGGCGGAGCTGGCGATGGCTTCCGCGCGTTCGGAGAGCCCCGACGAACAGCGCGCAGCGTTGCGCGCCGTGGGGCGCGCCGGAGACGAGCGCGCGCTGCCTTGGCTCGACGAGTTGCTCGACTCGAAGGCCGTGGCTCGGGACGCGCGCGCCGCCCAGAGCGCCATCCTGGCGCGCATCGAGATGCGCGGCGAGGTTGCCGACGAGCTGGCGGAGCGGACCCGGCGCGCGGCCCCCAAGGTGACGGCGCTCACGCGGGAGCTCGGCGCTCCGCCCACCAAGCGTCATCGCTTCGCGGCCTGGCTCCTCATGCTGCGCGCGGTGCTCGCGCGTCTCGTGGGTCTGCGCGAGACCGCCAGCAGCCTGTGCGAGCGCGCGCTGGCGGCCGATCCCGGCTGGTACCGACCGGCGCTGTATCAAGGCCGGCTGTGGCTGTCGTCCGGCGACCGGAGCCGCGCCGTCGCGGCCTTTCGCCGCGCGCTCGGCATCGCTCCCGAGACGCTCGCGACAAACGCCGACGTGATGACCGCCATCACGACCACCTACTTGGCACGCACCGACGAGCTGTTGCGCGCCGAACGCGTGGAAGCGGCCCGCGCCTTGGTCGACGAGCTCATGTTCCTGGATCTCTCCAGCGTCCCGGCCCACGTGCGCCACGCCGCCCGTCGCCGTCGCCGTCGCATGGCGATCGCATCGCTGCCCGGGGAGAGCCAGTCGTGA
- a CDS encoding aspartate kinase has protein sequence MSVVVQKYGGSSVADIDKLRAVADQVVRAKEHGNDVVVVVSAMGKTTDNLLSLAQKAADGAAEPPKRELDMLVSTGERVSMALLSIAIQARGHDAVSFTGSQSGIITNDRHFDARIIEVRPHRIEDELARGRIVIVAGYQGMSYKREITTLGRGGSDTTAVALAAALGAERCEIYSDVDGVYSADPRIVPDAVHLPTLDYETMQEMAESGAKVLNAQAVEWARKNRVAILARRTGDVLRESPPRETIVSTDGGARQLSVVVQRATALLSASGNAAGRLFTALARAAVPLGDLSAASDGIVAWAPLTNVPNFGEAERILESAEIPGLVVEHGFGLLSLVGVEIAARPELLGKALGLLAEAPRACFVHPLRLSVALPVDQLEDAAKSWHSAFVGSAEGTLLSA, from the coding sequence ATGTCCGTCGTCGTCCAGAAATACGGCGGGTCTTCCGTCGCCGACATCGACAAGCTCCGCGCCGTAGCCGATCAGGTCGTCCGTGCGAAGGAGCACGGCAACGACGTCGTCGTGGTGGTCAGTGCCATGGGCAAGACCACCGACAACCTCCTGTCCCTGGCCCAGAAGGCCGCGGACGGGGCCGCCGAGCCGCCCAAGCGCGAGCTCGACATGCTCGTGAGCACCGGGGAGCGCGTCAGCATGGCGCTGCTCTCCATCGCCATTCAGGCGCGGGGCCACGACGCCGTGAGCTTCACGGGCTCACAGTCCGGCATCATCACCAACGATCGCCACTTCGACGCGCGCATCATCGAAGTGCGACCGCATCGCATCGAGGACGAGCTCGCCCGCGGGCGCATCGTGATCGTCGCCGGCTATCAGGGCATGAGCTACAAGCGCGAGATCACCACGCTGGGGCGCGGCGGCTCCGACACCACCGCGGTGGCCTTGGCCGCAGCCCTCGGTGCCGAGCGCTGCGAGATCTACAGTGACGTGGACGGCGTCTACAGCGCCGACCCGCGCATCGTCCCCGACGCCGTGCACCTGCCGACGCTGGACTACGAGACCATGCAGGAGATGGCCGAGAGCGGCGCCAAGGTGCTGAACGCCCAGGCCGTGGAGTGGGCCCGCAAGAACCGCGTCGCCATCCTCGCCCGCCGCACCGGAGACGTGCTGCGCGAGAGCCCGCCGCGGGAGACCATCGTCAGCACGGATGGCGGCGCCCGCCAGCTGTCGGTGGTGGTGCAACGCGCCACCGCGCTCTTGTCCGCCTCCGGCAACGCGGCAGGCAGGCTCTTCACCGCGCTCGCTCGCGCCGCCGTGCCCCTCGGGGACCTCAGCGCCGCGAGCGACGGCATCGTGGCCTGGGCGCCGCTCACCAACGTGCCGAACTTCGGCGAGGCAGAGCGCATCCTCGAGAGCGCGGAGATCCCCGGGCTCGTCGTCGAGCACGGCTTCGGCCTGCTGAGCCTGGTGGGCGTTGAGATCGCCGCGCGCCCCGAGCTCCTGGGCAAGGCCCTCGGCCTCCTCGCCGAAGCGCCGCGCGCCTGCTTCGTGCATCCCCTGCGCCTCAGCGTGGCGCTGCCCGTCGACCAGCTGGAAGACGCGGCCAAGAGCTGGCACTCCGCGTTCGTGGGCTCCGCCGAAGGCACGCTGCTGTCCGCTTGA
- a CDS encoding tetratricopeptide repeat protein, which translates to MTPPHSSPAPPLVGLSPPPVDPVDDRVPLRLTVARGALGMELYEPVEIGPLVVAQLSFTLPGLKFPLDLAGGVPSFRHRRGDLEHVRVELSLDRLGRWLHSRVGDVLGPLSSPPRAWGAPDGIAIGIASERSALCFELTWAPMLGSARFVVGRARGVGLDGPALGYALRAADTVLGNIFQRSGRVLSLPRVGARIGRVVLPAIGTRVPAAERVRFGSMVVTGDRVAVELDSTFLPAELGEVSARALSLADLCREADDALAAGDVEGARRAYVAALSSAPRHPELVKLVAEIDAAHGDRAEAALGMLHETVAVTEAGAFAAELLARTGELDAAAEAMRHSLNGEVYAPLAALGHLRLSELSPGARERRAALDEAVARAPGLFAVRWARFSERLGLGDVDAALADAEHLEAAALSARERHDVCLRAARALADRGFVRDAGRVYERALRYAPDDAAATAGLARALMEVGKSERAFALLSRAVTLSEESGRADADALIDMARLMARDLGDLPGAVARVRQVPASSARVVEARYLEATWRAAIGDLAGASLGYARLRDVIELADAPPEASVTWLGEAARFEREVVRDWVAAERHLAVALRIAPRDAHVAAAYREVAAALALRARREREPEPESNATHDTTPPEAEDTDERAERLSAALRADPDNLELAVELADTLLSLSRVEEAHAVLSARIEDATDAERERLRPRVRETLARLVERARDSGRLDEASLYQAELERSS; encoded by the coding sequence GTGACGCCGCCCCACTCGTCCCCGGCCCCGCCTCTGGTGGGGTTGTCGCCCCCGCCGGTCGACCCGGTGGACGACCGGGTGCCGCTCCGGCTCACGGTCGCGCGCGGAGCGTTGGGCATGGAGCTGTACGAGCCGGTGGAGATCGGCCCGCTCGTGGTGGCTCAGCTGTCCTTCACCCTGCCAGGGCTCAAGTTCCCGTTGGATCTCGCCGGCGGAGTTCCGAGCTTTCGTCACCGCCGCGGCGATCTGGAGCACGTGCGCGTGGAGCTGAGCTTGGATCGCCTCGGACGCTGGCTGCACTCACGAGTGGGGGACGTGCTCGGGCCGCTGTCGTCGCCGCCCCGCGCTTGGGGTGCGCCGGACGGCATCGCCATCGGCATCGCGTCGGAACGCTCCGCGCTGTGCTTCGAGCTGACCTGGGCGCCGATGCTCGGCAGCGCGCGCTTCGTCGTCGGACGCGCCCGCGGCGTGGGGCTCGATGGGCCGGCCCTCGGCTACGCGCTGCGCGCGGCGGACACCGTGCTCGGCAACATCTTTCAGCGCAGCGGGCGCGTGCTCTCGCTGCCACGGGTTGGCGCCCGCATCGGTCGCGTGGTGCTACCCGCGATCGGTACGCGCGTGCCGGCGGCGGAGCGCGTGCGTTTCGGCAGCATGGTGGTCACGGGAGATCGCGTCGCGGTGGAGCTCGACTCCACCTTTCTGCCGGCCGAGCTCGGCGAAGTGAGCGCGCGCGCTCTTTCCCTCGCGGACCTCTGCCGCGAGGCCGACGACGCCCTCGCCGCCGGAGATGTGGAGGGCGCGCGCCGGGCGTACGTCGCGGCGCTGTCCTCGGCGCCGCGCCACCCGGAGCTGGTCAAGCTGGTCGCGGAGATCGACGCTGCTCACGGCGACCGCGCGGAAGCGGCGCTGGGCATGCTGCACGAGACGGTGGCGGTGACCGAAGCCGGTGCTTTCGCGGCGGAGCTCTTGGCGCGCACGGGGGAGCTCGATGCCGCCGCCGAAGCGATGCGGCATTCCCTGAACGGCGAGGTGTACGCGCCGCTGGCCGCCCTGGGCCACTTGAGACTCTCGGAGCTGTCGCCGGGGGCGCGGGAGCGGCGCGCGGCCCTCGACGAAGCGGTGGCCCGAGCGCCCGGGCTCTTCGCGGTGCGCTGGGCCCGGTTTTCCGAGCGCCTGGGGCTCGGCGACGTGGACGCAGCCTTGGCGGACGCCGAGCATCTGGAAGCCGCAGCGCTCAGCGCGCGGGAGCGCCACGACGTGTGCCTGCGCGCGGCGCGGGCGCTCGCCGATCGCGGCTTCGTGCGCGACGCGGGCCGCGTGTACGAACGCGCGCTGCGCTACGCGCCGGATGACGCCGCCGCGACGGCGGGCCTGGCGCGGGCACTGATGGAAGTGGGCAAGAGCGAGCGCGCCTTCGCGCTGCTCTCGCGCGCGGTGACGCTCAGCGAGGAGAGCGGCCGCGCCGACGCCGACGCATTGATCGACATGGCGCGCTTGATGGCGCGGGATCTCGGCGACCTGCCGGGAGCGGTCGCGCGGGTGCGGCAGGTGCCGGCGTCGTCCGCGCGCGTGGTGGAAGCGCGCTACCTGGAGGCGACGTGGCGCGCGGCCATCGGCGATCTCGCCGGGGCGAGCCTCGGCTACGCGCGGCTCCGGGACGTGATCGAGCTCGCCGACGCGCCGCCCGAGGCGTCCGTCACCTGGCTCGGCGAAGCCGCGCGCTTCGAGCGCGAGGTGGTGCGCGACTGGGTCGCGGCGGAGCGCCACCTGGCGGTGGCGCTCCGCATCGCCCCGCGCGACGCCCACGTCGCGGCGGCTTATCGCGAGGTCGCGGCGGCCCTCGCTCTCAGAGCTCGGCGCGAGCGGGAACCGGAACCGGAGTCGAACGCGACGCACGACACCACGCCGCCCGAAGCCGAAGACACGGACGAGCGCGCCGAACGCCTCTCCGCGGCGCTCCGTGCGGATCCCGACAATCTCGAGCTCGCCGTCGAGCTCGCCGACACGTTGCTGTCGCTGTCCCGGGTGGAAGAGGCCCACGCCGTCTTGAGCGCGCGCATCGAGGACGCCACGGACGCCGAGCGCGAGCGGCTCCGCCCGCGAGTGCGGGAGACGCTCGCACGCCTCGTCGAGCGCGCCCGCGACAGCGGGCGCCTCGACGAAGCAAGCCTGTACCAAGCCGAGCTCGAACGCTCGAGCTGA
- a CDS encoding ABC transporter substrate-binding protein — MNRRFVLSLLAAFAFVFALPRVAAAEPTPEGFVKDQQAKLTDLLKKGKSADAKVDAAFDEMLDYDTLAKESLGKHWDGLKDEQKKDFRDVLKRLVRNAYRKNLKKTLDYDVSYKGASDAKAGKLVRTVAKSKNNKREEPVSIDYVVHKVKGKWRVFDIVTEGSSLTRNYKSQFNRVIKKKGFDELLSRMKKKAAKEDV; from the coding sequence ATGAATCGCCGTTTCGTCCTGTCCCTGCTGGCTGCTTTCGCCTTCGTCTTCGCCCTGCCTCGCGTCGCCGCGGCGGAGCCGACACCGGAAGGCTTCGTGAAGGATCAGCAAGCGAAGCTCACCGACCTGCTCAAGAAGGGCAAGTCCGCAGACGCCAAGGTGGATGCCGCCTTCGACGAGATGCTCGACTACGACACTCTCGCGAAGGAGTCCCTCGGCAAGCACTGGGACGGGCTCAAGGACGAGCAGAAGAAGGACTTCCGTGACGTCCTCAAGCGCCTGGTGCGCAACGCCTATCGCAAGAACCTGAAGAAGACCCTCGACTACGACGTCAGCTACAAGGGCGCTTCCGACGCCAAGGCGGGCAAGCTGGTCCGCACCGTGGCCAAGAGCAAGAACAACAAGCGCGAAGAGCCCGTGAGCATCGACTACGTGGTGCACAAGGTGAAGGGCAAGTGGCGCGTGTTCGACATCGTGACCGAGGGCTCGAGCCTGACGCGGAACTACAAGAGCCAGTTCAACCGCGTGATCAAGAAGAAGGGCTTCGACGAGCTGCTCAGCCGCATGAAGAAGAAGGCCGCCAAAGAAGACGTGTGA